In Flavobacteriaceae bacterium, the following proteins share a genomic window:
- a CDS encoding 1-acyl-sn-glycerol-3-phosphate acyltransferase, protein MQKLLSYPLTLIYFVCFGLILLIFHPIQWLCFNLFGYTLHKKSVDILQFFLMRSTNIIGTRYSFNNPYQIPTNKPLIIVVNHQSLYDIPPIIWYMRKHHAKFISKKELGKGIPSVSYNLRHGGSVLIDRKNAKEAVNAIQDFAKYIETNKRAAVIFPEGTRSRDGKSKKFQSKGLIALFENIPSAIVVPITINNSWKMIRYGKFPMGLGTHIKYTVHQPITLENQDHLKLIETIEHQITEAIIND, encoded by the coding sequence ATGCAGAAGCTTTTATCTTATCCTCTAACACTTATTTATTTTGTATGCTTCGGATTAATATTACTCATTTTTCACCCTATACAATGGTTATGTTTTAATCTTTTTGGGTACACCCTCCATAAAAAGAGTGTAGATATACTTCAGTTCTTTTTAATGCGAAGTACAAATATTATCGGTACGCGATATAGTTTTAACAATCCTTATCAAATTCCGACAAACAAACCTTTAATTATTGTTGTCAATCATCAAAGTTTATATGATATCCCACCTATTATTTGGTATATGCGCAAACATCATGCTAAATTTATTAGTAAAAAAGAATTAGGAAAAGGCATTCCAAGTGTTTCATATAATTTACGCCATGGAGGATCGGTTTTAATTGACAGGAAAAATGCCAAAGAAGCTGTTAATGCTATACAGGATTTTGCAAAATATATTGAAACAAATAAGCGTGCTGCCGTTATTTTCCCTGAAGGTACTCGCAGCCGTGATGGGAAATCAAAAAAATTTCAATCTAAAGGATTAATAGCTCTTTTTGAAAATATTCCCTCTGCAATCGTAGTACCTATAACTATTAATAACTCATGGAAAATGATACGATATGGTAAGTTTCCTATGGGCTTAGGTACACATATAAAATATACGGTTCACCAACCCATTACTTTAGAAAACCAAGATCATCTTAAGCTTATTGAAACTATTGAACATCAAATTACTGAAGCCATTATAAATGACTAA
- a CDS encoding HD domain-containing protein, with protein MTNSQLINRTKDFVKTILKDAEGGHDWFHVERVYNNTMLIAKNENINFTIVTLAALLHDIADSKFHNGDETIGPELAREFLFQQNVDSVIIEHVIKIIENISFKSSLEGEEKFNSPELSVVQDADRLDAIGAIGIARCFNYGGFKNRVIYNPEVIPNLNMSKVEYKASTAPSINHFYEKLLLLKDKMNTKTGKQIAMERHQFMELYLKQFYAEWEGEK; from the coding sequence ATGACTAATTCACAACTTATAAATCGCACAAAAGATTTTGTAAAAACTATTTTAAAAGATGCAGAAGGAGGTCATGACTGGTTTCATGTTGAACGCGTATATAACAATACGATGCTTATTGCCAAAAATGAAAATATTAATTTTACTATAGTTACTCTTGCAGCCTTACTACATGATATTGCAGATAGTAAATTTCATAATGGAGATGAAACTATTGGTCCAGAACTAGCACGAGAATTTCTATTTCAACAAAATGTAGATTCAGTAATTATAGAACATGTGATAAAAATTATTGAAAACATATCTTTTAAATCGTCTTTAGAAGGTGAAGAAAAATTTAATTCGCCAGAATTAAGTGTTGTTCAAGACGCAGATCGTTTGGATGCTATTGGTGCTATTGGTATAGCAAGATGTTTTAATTATGGTGGATTTAAAAATAGAGTAATTTACAATCCAGAAGTCATTCCAAATCTTAATATGAGTAAAGTAGAATATAAAGCTTCGACAGCGCCTAGTATTAATCATTTTTATGAAAAACTACTCTTACTTAAAGATAAAATGAATACCAAAACTGGTAAACAAATAGCAATGGAACGTCACCAATTTATGGAATTGTATTTAAAACAGTTTTATGCAGAATGGGAAGGTGAAAAATAA